The genomic segment TTTGAGCGATTAAACTCCGCACGGCGTGCTTTATAAAAGGCTTCTGTATTCGCTTGTGGGTGAAGAAACAGAGACTTTGTTTGCGCAATATATTGCTCAACATCCGCTTTCACTACGTTGAAAAGATTAATCAAGTCAGGATTAATATCAGCAAGAATATAACGTTCAAAATCTGTATTCAGAAAGACCGAACCTGCACCAACAAAAGGCTCGACTAAACAAGCCTTTTTTGGCAAATGGGTTTGAATATCTGGAATTAAGCGATATTTACCGCCGGCCCATTTTAAAAAGGCTCGATGCTTAGGGTGATTCATTTCATTTTAAACATTAACGTTGGGTAAAACGCTCAATAGAGGCTAATACTTGAGATTCTGTGGCTTGCGATGAAACATAAGCTTCACCAAGTGATTTCAATAAAATTAGGCGTAATTGACCTGCCAGTACTTTTTTATCTCGCCACATATAAGGTAGATATTCTAAAGGCTCCATTCCATCAGGTGAAATTGTTGGCAAATTTGCTCGGGCCAATAATTTTTCCAAACGAGCAACCTCTTGAGGGCTTAAATCCCCCAGAATACGAGATAATTCCGCAGCCTCTAGCATACCAACCGAAACAGCCTCTCCGTGTAACCATACACCATAGCCCATACGTGCTTCAATGGCGTGTCCAAAGGTATGTCCTAAGTTTAGTAATGCACGATCCCCTTTTTCCGTTTCATCTCGACCAACCACGTCAGCTTTTAGCTGGCAACAACGCTGAATACAATATTCCAGCTCATCTTGCTTGAGACTGACCAAATCATCAATATGCTTTTCAAGCCATTCAAAAAAAGTAACATCAAAGATTGCACCGTATTTGATGACTTCCGCCAAACCAGCACTGACTTCTCTTTTGGATAAGGTATGGAGCGTATTGGTATCAACAATCACAGAAACAGGCTGATAAAAAGCCCCAATCATATTTTTACCGAGTGGGTGGTTTACTGCCGTTTTCCCGCCTACTGAAGAATCAACTTGAGCCAGTAAAGTGGTCGGAATTTGTATAAAACGAATACCACGTTGGTAAGAGGCAGCTGCATAGCCTGCAACATCACCGATTACACCACCGCCTAAAGCAATTAAAGTGGTATCGCGATTATGATTTTTTTCTAATAATGCGGTAAAAATCAAATTTAATGATTCTAGCGTTTTATATTCTTCACCGTCGGGAATCAATACCGAATCAACGTGGCAACCCAGCTCCTTTAACGCATTTGTTACCACACTAAGATAATGTGTCGCCACCGTTGGATTTGAGACAATCATCACCTTATCTCCAGATTTTAATGGGCTATAACTAGCAGGCTGATTTAATAACCCTGCACCAATTATAATCGGGTAACGACGCTCTTTTAATTCCACATTGACTTGTAACATATCTTAGCTCCTTTCTTACCTGGCTACTGTAAATTATCAATCATATCAATAATTTGATTTGCCACTACTTTAGCGCTCTGCTCGTCCGTATGAATAGTAATATCTGCAATTTCTTCATACAATGGGTTACGGATTTTCGCTAACTCTTCCAACGTTTTACGGGGGTCTTCTGTTTGCAATAAAGGGCGTTTTTTATCTCGCTGAGTACGTTCAAACTGTTTATCCACTGTTGTTTCTAAATAAATAACGATACCACGAGCCGATAACACATTACGGTTATCTTTAGATAAAATCGAACCACCGCCAGTTGAAAGCACGATACCATAATTTTGCGTCAGTTCATTTAGAATACGTTCTTCACGCTTACGGAAACCCTCTTCACCTTCAACATCGAAGATCCAATCAATATCCGCACCTGCTCGTTCTTCGATCACACTGTCGGAATCCATAAATTCCATACCTAATGTTTGAGCAAGCTGACGACCAATCGTACTTTTACCTGCTCCCATCGGCCCAATCAAAAAAATATTACGTTTTTCAGCCATTATTTCTTCTTCATTTTAAAATTTACTAAACATTTGATCTGTGAAATTAAAAGAAAAAATGACCGCTTGTTCTACAAGCGGTCTGATTTCTTTAAAAAATTGCAATAAAACTCATTTATTGACTAAGGAATATACAAATATAACTCACAAATCGCCCAAAATAAAATTGGCACTTATTATCGCAAGAAATCCCCCTATTTTTCAACTTTTAAGAGCATTATCCTTGTAATAAATTATTAGAATAATTCACCGCTTTTTAGCACCCCTGGTGGAGGTAATCCTAAACGTAACGGCGCAGATTCTGTTTTTTGAGGCGCTTTTTCAGTATAAGCTCTCTCTACAATATAACGTTTTGTAGGCTCAGTACCCTTGATAAAATACTCTTTACGTCCATTTCCCAAGAAACCACTATTAGGGTCAATATTAACCTCAATAATATTTTTTGGAAGGATACTTTTTTCAACAGGCTTATCTGACAATGCAACTTTCATATAATTTGTCCAAGCGGGTAAAGCTGTACTAGAACCTGAAGCACCTCTACCTAATACTCTTTTATTATCATCAAAGCCAACATACACAACAGTAGAAATATTAGCACCAAATCCCGCATACCAAGTTGCCTTAGCATTATTGGTTGTACCAGTCTTCCCCCCCACATCTGCTCGTTTTATCGTATTGAGCATTTTATAGCTTGTTCCTCGCCAGCCATATTCAGGCTCACCAGTAATTGCTGTAGCTAAAGCACTACGCATTAAAAAAGCGAGTTCATCACTAATAACATGAGGAGCGTAACGTAACCCTTTGATATGATGAGAAGATTCTGCCATTAAGCTCGGCGCATTTTTCTCGCTATTGTTCGCTTGTAATTCAGGTTCTGAATCACCAACATCTTCCACAACATCGTCGTCATCATTATTCGAGGAATTCACTATAGTTTGTACACCGACTTGAGCTTCATCATGAATTTTGACTGATTCAAAATATTTAGGCTCAGGGTAAACAACTGGGCTATCGCAACTATTACAAGCTACTACAGGATTTGCTTGGTATAACTCGTAGCCTTGGGCATCAATAATACGGTCAATGATATATGGTTCAATCAAATAACCTCCATTATTAAATACTGCATAAGCTCGAGCCATTTCTAATGGCGTAAAAGATGCTGCCCCCAATGCAAGAGATTCTGTTGCAACATACTGATTTCGGTTAAAGCCAAAACGTTGTAAGTAGTCTGCAACATAATCAATCCCTGCCATTTGTAATATACGAATAGCCACCATATTTTTCGATTTACCTAATGCAACACGGGTTCTCAACGGGCCGCCATAAACCCCATCGGCATTTTTAGGCCGCCACTCTTTTTGCCCTTTCTTTTTAATAACAATAGGAGAATCGCTAATTGTTGTTGAAAGACTTAGCCCTTTATTCATTGCCGCTGTGTAAATAAACGGTTTAATCGCAGAGCCTACCTGAACTAATGACTGAGTCGCACGATTGAAACGGCTTTGTTCAAAGCTAAAGCCTCCAACGATAGATTCAATGGCACCGTTTTCACTATTAATTGACACTAGGGCTGAATTTACCTCGGGAATTTGCCCTAAAGCCCACTCCTTATTTTTATTTTGACGTACCCAAATTTGTTCACCTGCTTTTAACCCTTTAGGTGCAAAAGAAGCATTTGTACGTTTTAAAACAGAGATATCACCATTTGCCAATAAAATTGTATATTTTGATTTATCTGCTTGCATTACAACAGCTGGTGTAAACGGCTCTGATTTTGGCAGCTTACTTAAATGATCGATAATTTTCTCATCGTCCCAAGCAGAACTACCTGTCCATAATTTTTCAGCGCCTCGCCAACCATGACGGCGGTCATAATCAATCAAATTTTCACGTAACGCATCTTGTGCTGCTTTTTGGTCTGCTGAAAGTACCGTGGCGTACACTTTTAAGCCTTTGTTATAAGCAATATTTTCTCCATAGCGTTTCACAATTTCTTGACGAACCATTTCTGTCACATAATCCGCTCGAAATTCTAATGTCGCACCATAGTAGTTAGCTACTACTGGCTCTGCTTTAGCTTTCTCATATTCCTCTTTTGTAATATCTCCGGTTTCTAGCATTCTCCCAAGCACTACATTACGACGGTCTTCCGCCCGTTTTACTGAATAAAGTGGGTTCATCGTTGAAGGCGCTTTTGGAAGCCCTGCAATAATTGCTATTTCAGAAAGGGTTAAATCTTTCAAAGCTTTATTAAAATAAGTTTTAGCCGCAGCGGCAACACCGTGAGAACGATACCCTAGGTAAATTTTGTTTAAATACAGCTCCAGAATTTCATTTTTACTGAGAACCTGTTCAATTTCTAAAGCTAAAATTGCCTCTTTGGCCTTACGCTCTAAACTACGTTCAGGTGTTAAGAAAAAGTTTTTCGCCAGCTGCTGGGTGATTGTACTTGCACCTTGAGTATCCCCCTGGCTAGTGCGCCATATTGCACGCATAATACCTTTAGGATCGATCCCTTTATGCTCGTAAAAACGCGCATCTTCGGTAGCAAGAATCGCTTTTACTAACATCGGTGGAATATCATCAAGCTTGACCGGAATACGGCGTTCTTCTCCTACTTCACCAATTAATTTACCATCTAAGGTAAAAATCTGCATAGGCTGCTGTAACTCTACATTTTTCAGCGTTGCCACATCAGGCAAATCAGATTTGAAATGCATGTACAGTAAACCACCAATTACCCCACCTAAAATCAAGAGTGAAAGTAAAGCACTAAATATTATTTTTGCGATCCGCATCGAAAAAATCTCTTTTGGTTAATGACGAAACATAAATTTAAAGCCAATATTAGGTTACTAAGTATAAGCTAAAAAAGCTTACTTCGCATAACTAATTGCAAAACTTTACTTACTATACTTATTATGAAATTACTTAAACCACATTCAAAAATACCGTCAAACCGTATCATCTTAGGCTTAAGTGAAGATGAACAACGTTACTGCTTAGTCAAAAATAAAGCAGAAAAATTCACCGTTTTTTGGCAAGCCAAGCCTGCGAGCATCGAAGAGCTTATCGGTAATCTCACCCCACAAGAGCAAGCAATGATGACGCTGGTTCGCCCGATTCATTACCAATACATTTGGCGAAAAACCGTTTTTATGGCTAACACTCTCAATGAAGCTCAATTACACCGTAAGGTAATTCACATTTTAAAAAATGAGCAGCCACTTGCATTGGATTTACTCAATATTGACTATCAGCGATTTCCAAGCAGCAACTATAATCTGGATAAAGTGGTTATTTACGCCGTGCGAAAAAGTTATACCGAGAATTTGAGCCAATTTAACAGCATCTTAGATTGTGAGCTTCATTGCTATGCACGGGCGATAGTTCATTTAACACAATCCCAAAATAATCAGCCAGTGCCCTGTTTTTCATTTAAACAGAAGTACTTCCAATTTACCGAGACGGAATTACTGATATTGCAAACAGAGCCTGAAAATTGCATTCATCTGTCTCAAATTAACCATCTTGAAATCGAATCTGAGCAAGACAAACAGTTATATTGTCTCGCCTTAGGAGCAAGTTTATGGAATGGCAAGGTATTGATTTAAGTGCTAATCGAAAAAATAACTGGCTTGCCGGCAGTGATAAAGGCATCAAAAACGTGATTTATACACTTTTATTATCTGCCCTCATTAGCTTGGCTCTGATTTTTCTCTATTTGCAAAAAAATCAAGAAATTCAACCGCTTGCACAGCAATTAGAGCTGGTAAAAACCGATATATTAAATATTGAAAATAAAATTATCAGCTTGAATAGTAATCATACAAACACCTTGCCCTTTACCGAGCATAAAAAAATAACACAACTACTGGCAATAATAGATAACTTACCACTCAAAAATGGGGGAATTGAAGCGATACAAATTTATCTTGAAACCGATCTCTATTTAAAAATAATCGGTAATTTAGATAATCAATCTGATTTTCAAAGTCTAGAATCTTATTTATATCAGCAAGATTTATTTGAAACCAAAACCGAGCAAATTAATGTTAATCATAAAAATGAAATTCAATTTATTTTCACACTGAAACATAAAGGTAATTAATATGTTTTCTATACATTCTAAAATTGAAGCTGCATATTCCAATCCAAACAGTTCATTATTTCAGTTTATTTGGTTTATCCGAAAATATCCTAAAGTATTACCATTTGGCATTATGATGATATTCATCATTCCACCTATGATTATGTTGATAAAATCCCATATTGAGGTTAATCATATTTTAAAAAATATAGAAAATGACAAGATTAACTTTAATCATCAACAAAACAAATATGACTCAATTATCAATAAAGCTAAAAATCAGAACAGACAAGAGAATAATTTAACCGAAATAAACAGCAACATACAAATATTAGCTGAAAAACACCAACTAACCATTGAAAGTTTACAATGGAATTTAGAACAAGGTAAAAGTATTGAATTGAGTATTATCGGCAATAGCCGATCTTTATTTGATTTTATCCATTCAGTTAAGCAAATACCTTATTTGAAATACAATGCGATTAGCCTCATCAAATCTCGGCAAGACAGAAAAGTTGAAATGAATACTACCTTAGTCATATTAGCTAATAAGGAATAACAATGCATAATTGGTTTTTATTTATTACTTTATTTATCAGTTTTTCTGTAAAAGCAAATGATCCTTTCTTTGGAGAAAAACAGGAAACTCAAGCCTCAGGCAATATAGGTGAAAGTAGTGTGGAATTTACAAAAAATGCTGAAAACACCACCGCTTGTAAAGTACCTGATAACTTTTCTGCAAAAAATATAGCAACTGATTTTGACAAAATGACACTGATAGGATTAGTTAAAATCAATGAAGTAATGCGAGCATTATTTATTGATGAAAAACAACAATTAATTGAGCTAAAAGAAAATAACTTACTTAACAATGAAATTGAAATAAAACATATTAGTCTTAAATCCATTACTTATATTAACTGGAAATTAACTAAAGATTGTAATATCCCTTATGAAATTAACATCAAATTATAGAGGTTGATATGTGGCAAATTTTTATATATTTCTTATGCGGTTTTTCATTAGCCTATGCGAATACCATTTCCATAGCTTTAAAAAATGCTCCAACTTCGCTTATTTTTACTTATTTAGCGGAAGAAACCGGTAAAAATATGGTGCTTGATGATAATATTGAAACCAAATCAACACTACGATTAGAAAATAAATCGGTTGACGAGATTTTTAAAACGCTTGGCAAAGTCAATAAATTATCCTTAACACAAGAAGATGATATTGTTTATATTCACAAAAAAGAGGAAAAAGCGGCTGACTTAACGCCTCTGCCAATAATGAATTTGCAAAATAATGGGCAAAATACACCGCTTGTCACCGCCCCTAAATTAATCACAAAAACCTTGAAACTACATTATGCAAAGGCTTCAGAGGTGATTGAGTCGTTAACCAAAGGCAGCGGGACATTTTTATCAGAAAACGGTTATATTCACTTTGATGAAAGAAGCAATAGCCTGATTGTGAAAGACAGTGCAAAATCGCTTAAAAATATCGAACATTTGGTGAAACAGCTCGACCAACCCACCGAGCAAATTGCGCTTGAGGCTAGAATTGTCA from the Mannheimia haemolytica genome contains:
- the mrcA gene encoding Penicillin-binding protein A, producing MRIAKIIFSALLSLLILGGVIGGLLYMHFKSDLPDVATLKNVELQQPMQIFTLDGKLIGEVGEERRIPVKLDDIPPMLVKAILATEDARFYEHKGIDPKGIMRAIWRTSQGDTQGASTITQQLAKNFFLTPERSLERKAKEAILALEIEQVLSKNEILELYLNKIYLGYRSHGVAAAAKTYFNKALKDLTLSEIAIIAGLPKAPSTMNPLYSVKRAEDRRNVVLGRMLETGDITKEEYEKAKAEPVVANYYGATLEFRADYVTEMVRQEIVKRYGENIAYNKGLKVYATVLSADQKAAQDALRENLIDYDRRHGWRGAEKLWTGSSAWDDEKIIDHLSKLPKSEPFTPAVVMQADKSKYTILLANGDISVLKRTNASFAPKGLKAGEQIWVRQNKNKEWALGQIPEVNSALVSINSENGAIESIVGGFSFEQSRFNRATQSLVQVGSAIKPFIYTAAMNKGLSLSTTISDSPIVIKKKGQKEWRPKNADGVYGGPLRTRVALGKSKNMVAIRILQMAGIDYVADYLQRFGFNRNQYVATESLALGAASFTPLEMARAYAVFNNGGYLIEPYIIDRIIDAQGYELYQANPVVACNSCDSPVVYPEPKYFESVKIHDEAQVGVQTIVNSSNNDDDDVVEDVGDSEPELQANNSEKNAPSLMAESSHHIKGLRYAPHVISDELAFLMRSALATAITGEPEYGWRGTSYKMLNTIKRADVGGKTGTTNNAKATWYAGFGANISTVVYVGFDDNKRVLGRGASGSSTALPAWTNYMKVALSDKPVEKSILPKNIIEVNIDPNSGFLGNGRKEYFIKGTEPTKRYIVERAYTEKAPQKTESAPLRLGLPPPGVLKSGELF
- the aroK gene encoding Shikimate kinase 1 → MAEKRNIFLIGPMGAGKSTIGRQLAQTLGMEFMDSDSVIEERAGADIDWIFDVEGEEGFRKREERILNELTQNYGIVLSTGGGSILSKDNRNVLSARGIVIYLETTVDKQFERTQRDKKRPLLQTEDPRKTLEELAKIRNPLYEEIADITIHTDEQSAKVVANQIIDMIDNLQ
- the aroB gene encoding 3-dehydroquinate synthase, whose product is MLQVNVELKERRYPIIIGAGLLNQPASYSPLKSGDKVMIVSNPTVATHYLSVVTNALKELGCHVDSVLIPDGEEYKTLESLNLIFTALLEKNHNRDTTLIALGGGVIGDVAGYAAASYQRGIRFIQIPTTLLAQVDSSVGGKTAVNHPLGKNMIGAFYQPVSVIVDTNTLHTLSKREVSAGLAEVIKYGAIFDVTFFEWLEKHIDDLVSLKQDELEYCIQRCCQLKADVVGRDETEKGDRALLNLGHTFGHAIEARMGYGVWLHGEAVSVGMLEAAELSRILGDLSPQEVARLEKLLARANLPTISPDGMEPLEYLPYMWRDKKVLAGQLRLILLKSLGEAYVSSQATESQVLASIERFTQR